Proteins encoded together in one Bradyrhizobium sp. CB82 window:
- a CDS encoding serine hydrolase domain-containing protein yields MSAQTASKPQTPTQTPPLPEARPETLGLSRPRLQAMSDAFKREIDKGTVPGVILLVARRGQVGWFEALGRQSPAAPVPMAHDSIFRIFSMTKPIVSVGIMSLVEDGHVLLGDPLAKYIPEFANPKVGAVRGGKLELVPAYRPITVQDLLRHTSGITYEHQGDGPVHKLYQESRVRSRKITNAEHAALVASFPLVCQPGAEFNYSRSTDILGRIIEVVSGKSLGAFLSERVLGPLQMTETGFSTSEANAARLAEPFPADPWTGDKIALFNMLERPVMESGGGGLVSTTMDYARFALMLRNGGTLDGARIIGRKTLELMASDHLGPNVTTNGTLLAPGHGFGLGFAVRTEPGIAPFPGSVGQFFWSGIAGTFFWIDPKEDLVAVFMSQGPGQRDYTRTLVRNLVYAAVD; encoded by the coding sequence ATGAGCGCTCAAACCGCCTCAAAGCCCCAAACCCCGACGCAGACCCCGCCTTTGCCTGAGGCCCGGCCCGAAACGTTGGGACTGTCGCGTCCCCGCCTGCAGGCGATGTCGGACGCCTTCAAGCGTGAGATTGACAAGGGAACCGTTCCCGGCGTGATCTTGCTGGTGGCGCGCCGCGGTCAGGTCGGCTGGTTCGAGGCGCTGGGCCGGCAGAGCCCGGCGGCTCCGGTGCCGATGGCTCATGATTCGATCTTCCGCATCTTCTCGATGACCAAACCGATCGTGTCGGTTGGCATCATGTCGCTGGTCGAGGACGGCCACGTCCTGCTCGGCGATCCGCTCGCCAAGTACATCCCTGAATTCGCCAACCCAAAAGTAGGCGCCGTCAGGGGTGGCAAGCTCGAACTGGTTCCGGCGTACCGTCCGATCACGGTCCAGGACCTGCTCCGCCACACCTCTGGCATCACCTACGAGCATCAGGGCGATGGCCCCGTGCACAAGCTCTATCAGGAGTCCCGCGTCCGCAGCCGCAAGATCACCAACGCCGAGCACGCCGCCCTGGTCGCGAGCTTCCCGCTGGTCTGCCAGCCCGGCGCGGAGTTCAACTACAGCCGCTCGACCGACATTCTTGGTCGCATCATCGAGGTCGTCAGCGGCAAGTCACTGGGCGCCTTCCTAAGCGAGCGCGTCCTCGGCCCCCTTCAGATGACCGAGACCGGCTTCTCGACCAGCGAGGCCAATGCCGCCCGCCTCGCCGAGCCCTTCCCCGCCGATCCCTGGACCGGCGACAAGATCGCCCTCTTCAACATGCTGGAGCGCCCTGTGATGGAATCCGGCGGCGGCGGTCTGGTCTCGACCACCATGGACTACGCCCGCTTCGCACTGATGCTGCGCAATGGCGGCACGCTCGACGGCGCGCGCATCATCGGCCGCAAGACGCTGGAACTGATGGCCTCTGATCACCTCGGTCCGAACGTGACGACCAACGGCACGCTGCTCGCCCCGGGCCACGGCTTCGGCCTTGGCTTTGCCGTACGCACCGAGCCCGGTATCGCGCCGTTCCCGGGCAGCGTCGGCCAATTCTTCTGGAGCGGGATCGCCGGCACCTTCTTCTGGATCGACCCGAAGGAGGATCTGGTCGCGGTGTTCATGAGCCAGGGTCCGGGACAGCGCGACTACACGCGAACCTTGGTGCGGAATCTGGTGTACGCGGCGGTGGATTGA
- the rplK gene encoding 50S ribosomal protein L11 — MAKKVTGYLKLQVPAGAANPSPPIGPALGQRGLNIMEFCKAFNAQTQKEEKNTPIPVIITIYADRSFTFEMKTPPMSYFLKQAAKIQSGSKAPGRDKAGKVTKAQVREIAEKKMKDLNCDTIESAMKMVEGSARSMGLEVAG; from the coding sequence ATGGCAAAGAAAGTGACCGGATACCTGAAGCTTCAGGTCCCGGCCGGTGCGGCGAACCCTTCGCCCCCGATCGGTCCCGCGCTTGGTCAGCGTGGTCTCAACATCATGGAGTTCTGCAAGGCGTTCAACGCCCAGACCCAGAAGGAAGAGAAGAACACCCCGATCCCGGTGATCATCACCATCTATGCGGACCGTTCCTTCACCTTTGAGATGAAGACGCCGCCGATGTCCTACTTCCTCAAGCAGGCAGCAAAAATCCAGTCCGGCTCGAAGGCGCCGGGCCGTGACAAGGCCGGCAAGGTGACCAAGGCGCAGGTGCGCGAGATCGCCGAGAAGAAGATGAAGGACCTGAATTGCGACACCATTGAATCGGCCATGAAAATGGTCGAGGGCTCAGCCCGTTCGATGGGTCTGGAAGTTGCGGGGTAA
- the rplL gene encoding 50S ribosomal protein L7/L12 encodes MADLQKIVDDLSSLTVLEAAELAKLLEEKWGVSAAAAVAVAGPAAGGAAAAPAEEKTEFTVVLAAAGDKKIEVIKEVRAITGLGLKEAKDLVEGAPKPLKEGVNKEEADKIKAQLEKAGAKVELK; translated from the coding sequence ATGGCTGACTTGCAGAAGATCGTTGACGACCTCTCGAGCCTCACCGTGCTCGAAGCCGCTGAACTCGCCAAGCTCCTCGAAGAGAAGTGGGGCGTGTCCGCCGCTGCCGCCGTCGCGGTGGCCGGCCCGGCTGCCGGTGGCGCTGCCGCCGCTCCGGCCGAAGAGAAGACCGAGTTCACGGTCGTTCTCGCCGCCGCCGGCGACAAGAAGATCGAGGTCATCAAGGAAGTCCGCGCCATCACCGGCCTGGGCCTGAAGGAAGCGAAGGACCTCGTCGAGGGCGCTCCGAAGCCGCTGAAGGAAGGCGTGAACAAGGAAGAAGCCGACAAGATCAAGGCCCAGCTCGAGAAGGCTGGCGCGAAGGTCGAGCTCAAGTAA
- a CDS encoding 2-hydroxyacid dehydrogenase has protein sequence MADKVLIYSRFPKTMMARFAEWFELLDTAGKPAQEVFSSDVLGGIRALLTAGGTPLGGGEMDLFPKLGAIVCYGTGYDGIDLKAAAARAIAVGHSPGANAASVADIAMTLMLAATRRILVADQYVRSGDWAASKPSPMMRPQAGMPGRRIGVYGMGEIGRKIAARCAAFESEVGYCSRTRHDVPYQYFSSLEALADWCSVLMIAVRAGVETHHVVNADLLKRLGEDGYVVNISRGSVIDEKALVAALTDKTIAGAGLDVYANEPHAPDALTALPNVVLAPHIGGHTLDSHVAMQDCVLANLTAFFEGRPLPYAVKPA, from the coding sequence ATGGCTGACAAGGTCCTGATCTACTCGCGCTTCCCGAAGACGATGATGGCGCGTTTCGCCGAGTGGTTTGAATTGCTCGACACCGCCGGCAAGCCGGCGCAGGAGGTGTTTTCGAGCGACGTATTAGGTGGCATCCGCGCGCTGCTCACGGCCGGTGGTACGCCGCTCGGCGGCGGCGAAATGGATCTCTTTCCGAAGCTGGGTGCAATCGTCTGCTACGGCACCGGTTATGACGGGATCGACCTGAAGGCGGCGGCCGCCCGTGCGATCGCGGTCGGCCACAGCCCCGGCGCCAATGCGGCCTCCGTTGCCGATATCGCGATGACCTTGATGCTCGCCGCCACCCGTCGGATCCTGGTCGCAGATCAATACGTCCGCAGCGGCGATTGGGCCGCGTCAAAACCCTCGCCGATGATGCGGCCGCAGGCCGGCATGCCTGGTCGCCGCATCGGCGTCTATGGCATGGGCGAGATCGGGCGCAAGATCGCGGCACGCTGCGCGGCGTTCGAGAGCGAGGTCGGCTATTGCAGTCGCACTCGCCACGACGTGCCCTATCAATATTTCTCCTCGCTCGAGGCGCTTGCCGACTGGTGCAGCGTACTCATGATCGCCGTGCGCGCCGGCGTCGAGACGCATCACGTCGTCAACGCCGACCTCCTTAAGCGGCTGGGCGAGGATGGCTATGTCGTCAACATTTCCCGCGGCTCGGTGATCGATGAGAAGGCCCTCGTGGCGGCGCTGACCGACAAGACGATCGCCGGCGCCGGGCTCGACGTCTATGCGAACGAGCCGCACGCGCCCGATGCGCTGACTGCGCTGCCCAATGTGGTGCTGGCCCCGCATATTGGCGGCCATACCCTTGATTCGCACGTCGCGATGCAGGATTGCGTGCTGGCGAACCTCACCGCGTTCTTTGAAGGGAGGCCGCTGCCTTACGCGGTCAAGCCGGCCTGA
- the rplA gene encoding 50S ribosomal protein L1 → MAIGKRLKKAREGVDREKLYPLADAIKMVKERAKSKFDETIEIAINLGVDPRHADQMVRGVVNLPNGTGRTLRVGVFARGAKADEAKAAGADVVGAEDLVEKVQNGSIDFDRCIATPDMMPLVGRLGKVLGPRGLMPNPKIGTVTMDVTNAVKGAKGGSVEFRVEKAGIVQAGVGKASFSEEKLVENVKALADAVAKAKPAGSKGTYIQRVAVSSTMGPGVKVEPGTILG, encoded by the coding sequence ATGGCAATCGGAAAGCGTTTGAAGAAGGCCCGCGAGGGAGTTGATCGCGAGAAGCTCTATCCGCTCGCGGACGCCATCAAGATGGTCAAGGAGCGCGCCAAGTCGAAGTTCGACGAGACGATCGAAATCGCGATCAATCTCGGTGTCGATCCCCGTCACGCCGACCAGATGGTCCGTGGCGTCGTGAACCTGCCGAACGGCACCGGCCGCACCCTGCGCGTCGGCGTGTTCGCGCGCGGCGCCAAGGCGGACGAAGCCAAGGCCGCCGGTGCCGACGTCGTCGGCGCCGAGGACCTGGTCGAGAAGGTGCAGAATGGCTCGATCGACTTCGACCGCTGTATTGCGACTCCCGACATGATGCCGCTGGTCGGCCGTCTCGGTAAGGTGCTCGGCCCGCGCGGCCTGATGCCGAATCCGAAGATCGGCACCGTGACCATGGACGTCACCAACGCAGTGAAGGGCGCCAAGGGCGGTTCGGTCGAGTTCCGCGTCGAGAAGGCCGGCATCGTGCAGGCCGGCGTCGGCAAGGCCTCGTTCTCCGAGGAGAAGCTGGTCGAGAACGTCAAGGCGCTGGCCGATGCCGTCGCCAAGGCGAAGCCGGCAGGCTCCAAGGGCACCTACATCCAGCGCGTCGCGGTGTCCTCGACCATGGGGCCGGGCGTGAAGGTCGAGCCGGGCACGATCCTCGGCTAA
- the secE gene encoding preprotein translocase subunit SecE produces MAVSPFKFLQEVRSETAKVTWPTRRETTITTIMVFVMVALASIFFFAADQIIRYLVTLLLGIH; encoded by the coding sequence ATGGCAGTCAGCCCGTTCAAGTTCTTGCAGGAAGTGCGCTCGGAGACCGCGAAGGTCACCTGGCCGACCCGTCGCGAGACGACGATCACCACGATCATGGTGTTCGTCATGGTTGCCCTGGCGTCGATCTTCTTCTTCGCCGCCGACCAGATCATCCGTTACCTCGTCACCCTTCTTTTGGGCATTCACTGA
- the nusG gene encoding transcription termination/antitermination protein NusG: protein MATAAAATQSSDKRWYIVHAYSNFEKKVAESIREQAKQRGLEELFEQVLVPTEKVTEVRRGRKIDAERKFFPGYVLVKMKLTDEAFHLIKNTPKVTGFLGAENKPMPISEAEAMRILHQVQEGVERPKASVSFEIGENVRVADGPFASFSGVVEEIDEARSRVKVAVSIFGRATPVELEFGQVEKV, encoded by the coding sequence ATGGCAACAGCAGCCGCAGCAACTCAATCGTCCGACAAGCGCTGGTACATCGTCCACGCGTACTCGAACTTCGAGAAGAAGGTCGCCGAGTCGATCCGCGAGCAGGCCAAGCAGCGCGGCCTCGAGGAGCTCTTCGAGCAGGTGCTGGTCCCGACCGAGAAGGTCACGGAGGTACGCCGCGGCCGCAAGATCGACGCCGAGCGCAAGTTCTTCCCGGGCTACGTGCTGGTGAAGATGAAGCTGACCGACGAGGCGTTTCATCTGATCAAGAACACCCCGAAGGTCACGGGCTTCCTCGGCGCGGAAAACAAGCCGATGCCGATCTCGGAAGCCGAGGCGATGCGCATCCTGCACCAGGTGCAGGAGGGCGTGGAGCGGCCGAAGGCGTCGGTGTCGTTCGAGATCGGCGAGAACGTGCGCGTGGCCGATGGCCCGTTTGCATCGTTCTCCGGTGTTGTCGAGGAAATCGACGAGGCGCGCTCGCGCGTGAAGGTCGCGGTGTCGATCTTCGGCCGCGCAACGCCCGTCGAGCTGGAATTCGGTCAGGTCGAGAAGGTCTGA
- the rplJ gene encoding 50S ribosomal protein L10 has product MERAAKKEAVEQLNEVFKTTSVAVVAQYSGLTVAQMQKLRQQMKQAGASVKVSKNRLAKIALEGTDVVAIGPMLKGPTVIATSNDPVAAPKVAIDFAKANEKFVIIGGSMGKTVLNVDGVKALASLPSLDELRGKIVGLIVAPATKLAQLANAPAGKLARVIQAHASKGEAA; this is encoded by the coding sequence GTGGAACGAGCGGCAAAAAAGGAAGCGGTCGAACAGCTCAATGAGGTCTTCAAGACCACGAGCGTCGCGGTCGTTGCTCAATATTCCGGCCTCACCGTTGCCCAGATGCAGAAGCTGCGCCAGCAGATGAAGCAGGCGGGTGCTTCGGTGAAGGTCTCGAAGAACCGTCTCGCCAAAATTGCTCTTGAAGGCACTGACGTCGTTGCCATCGGCCCCATGCTGAAGGGACCGACCGTGATCGCGACTTCGAACGATCCGGTAGCGGCGCCAAAGGTCGCCATCGATTTCGCCAAGGCGAACGAGAAGTTCGTCATCATCGGCGGCTCGATGGGCAAGACCGTCCTGAATGTCGACGGCGTGAAGGCGCTTGCCTCGCTGCCGTCGCTCGACGAACTGCGCGGCAAGATCGTCGGCCTCATCGTGGCTCCGGCGACCAAGCTCGCCCAGCTCGCGAACGCGCCGGCGGGCAAGCTCGCACGCGTCATTCAGGCTCATGCCTCAAAGGGCGAGGCGGCCTGA
- the rpoB gene encoding DNA-directed RNA polymerase subunit beta: MAQQTFTGRKRVRKFFGHIKEVAEMPNLIEVQKASYDQFLMVDEPMGGRPDEGLQAVFRSVFPISDFSGTSMLEFVRYEFEPPKYDVDECRQRGMTFAAPLKVTLRLIVFDIDEETGAKSVKDIKEQDVYMGDIPLMTMNGTFIVNGTERVIVSQMHRSPGVFFDHDKGKTHSSGKLLFAARVIPYRGSWLDIEFDAKDIVYARIDRRRKIPVTSLMFALGLDGEEILNTFYKRILYKRTKEGWRVPFDANRFRGYSTTSDLIDADTGKVVLEAGKKLTVRAARQLQEKGLKALRMADEELVGNYVAEDLVNPKTGEIHAEAGEEITDKLMKGLNEHGYKELPLLDIDHVNVGAYIRNTLSADKNMTREDALFDIYRVMRPGEPPTLESAQAMFQSLFFDAERYDLSAVGRVKMNMRLDLDAPDTQRTLRKEDILSVIKTLVDLRDGKGEIDDIDHLGNRRVRSVGELMENQYRIGLLRMERAIKERMSSVDIDTVMPQDLINAKPAAAAVREFFGSSQLSQFMDQTNPLSEITHKRRLSALGPGGLTRERAGFEVRDVHPTHYGRICPIETPEGPNIGLINSLATFARVNKYGFVETPYRKVKDGRVTDEVVYLSAMEEGRYTVAQANVPLDAKGRFTEDLVVCRHAGEVLPVTPDKVDYMDVSPKQLVSVAAALIPFLENDDANRALMGSNMQRQAVPLVRAEAPFVGTGMEGVVARDSGAAIAARRSGVIDQIDATRVVIRATEDLDPTKSGVDIYRLMKYQRSNQSTCINQRPLVKVGDIVKKGDIIADGPSTDLGELALGRNVLVAFMPWNGYNFEDSILLSERIVKDDVFTSIHIEEFEVMARDTKLGPEEITRDIPNVSEEALKNLDEAGIVYIGAEVRAGDILVGKITPKGESPMTPEEKLLRAIFGEKASDVRDTSLRVPPGVQGTIVEVRVFNRHGVDKDERALAIEREEIERLAKDRDDEQAILDRNVYSRLADLLEGRQGIAGPKGFKKDTKITRAVLEEYPKSQWWLFASPNDKLMAEIEAMRKQYDESKKGLEQRFLDKVEKLQRGDELPPGVMKMVKVFVAVKRKIQPGDKMAGRHGNKGVVSKIVPIEDMPFLEDGTHADIVLNPLGVPSRMNVGQILETHLGWACAGLGKRIGQTVDAYLSKQDVKPLKETLKKIYGEDETIKTLNDNELLELGRNLSHGVPIATPVFDGAKEADIEEMLKLAGLDASGQSTVYDGRTGDPFDRKVTVGYIYMLKLHHLVDDKIHARSIGPYSLVTQQPLGGKAQFGGQRFGEMEVWALEAYGAAYTLQEMLTVKSDDVAGRTKVYEAIVRGDDTFEAGIPESFNVLVKEMRSLGLNVDLHNSKMGPAPTSEAAE, from the coding sequence ATGGCGCAGCAGACATTCACCGGTCGCAAACGCGTTCGCAAGTTTTTCGGACATATCAAGGAAGTCGCCGAGATGCCGAACCTCATCGAGGTTCAGAAGGCGTCCTATGACCAGTTCCTGATGGTCGACGAACCCATGGGCGGGCGGCCGGATGAGGGCTTGCAGGCGGTGTTCCGCTCGGTGTTCCCGATCTCGGACTTCTCCGGCACCTCGATGCTCGAATTCGTCCGCTACGAGTTCGAGCCGCCGAAATATGATGTGGATGAGTGTCGCCAGCGCGGCATGACCTTCGCTGCACCCCTCAAGGTGACGCTGCGCCTCATCGTGTTCGATATCGATGAGGAAACCGGCGCGAAGTCGGTCAAGGATATCAAGGAGCAGGACGTCTACATGGGCGACATCCCGCTCATGACGATGAACGGCACCTTCATCGTCAACGGAACCGAGCGCGTCATCGTCTCCCAGATGCACCGTTCGCCCGGCGTGTTCTTCGACCATGACAAGGGCAAGACCCACTCCTCGGGCAAGCTGTTGTTCGCCGCTCGCGTGATCCCGTATCGTGGCTCCTGGCTCGACATCGAGTTCGACGCCAAGGATATCGTCTATGCGCGTATCGATCGTCGCCGCAAGATTCCGGTGACGTCGCTGATGTTCGCGCTCGGGCTCGACGGCGAGGAGATTCTCAACACTTTCTACAAGCGCATCCTCTACAAGCGGACCAAGGAAGGCTGGCGGGTTCCGTTCGACGCCAACCGTTTCCGCGGCTATTCCACGACGAGCGACCTGATCGACGCCGACACCGGCAAGGTCGTGCTCGAGGCGGGCAAGAAGCTCACCGTGCGCGCCGCCCGCCAGCTCCAGGAAAAGGGGCTGAAGGCGCTGCGCATGGCCGATGAGGAGTTGGTCGGCAACTACGTCGCCGAGGACCTCGTCAATCCGAAGACCGGCGAGATCCATGCGGAGGCCGGTGAGGAAATCACCGACAAGCTGATGAAGGGCCTCAACGAGCACGGCTACAAGGAGCTGCCGCTGCTCGACATCGACCACGTCAATGTCGGCGCCTACATCCGCAACACGCTCTCGGCCGACAAGAACATGACGCGCGAGGACGCGCTGTTCGACATCTACCGCGTGATGCGTCCGGGCGAACCGCCGACGCTGGAATCTGCGCAGGCGATGTTCCAGTCGCTGTTCTTCGACGCCGAGCGCTACGACCTCTCGGCGGTCGGCCGCGTCAAGATGAACATGCGCCTCGACCTCGATGCGCCCGATACCCAGCGCACGCTGCGCAAGGAAGACATCCTCTCCGTCATCAAGACGCTGGTGGACCTGCGCGACGGCAAGGGCGAGATCGACGACATCGACCACCTCGGCAACCGCCGTGTGCGCTCGGTCGGCGAACTCATGGAGAACCAGTACCGCATCGGCCTGCTCCGCATGGAGCGCGCGATCAAGGAGCGCATGTCCTCGGTCGACATCGACACGGTCATGCCGCAGGACCTGATCAACGCGAAGCCCGCGGCCGCCGCGGTGCGCGAGTTCTTCGGCTCCTCGCAGCTGTCGCAGTTCATGGACCAGACCAACCCGCTGTCGGAGATCACCCACAAGCGTCGTCTCTCGGCGCTTGGACCGGGCGGTCTGACCCGTGAGCGCGCCGGCTTCGAGGTGCGCGACGTGCATCCGACGCATTATGGCCGCATCTGCCCGATCGAGACGCCGGAAGGTCCGAACATCGGCCTGATCAATTCGCTCGCGACCTTCGCGCGCGTCAACAAGTACGGCTTTGTCGAGACGCCTTATCGGAAGGTGAAGGACGGCCGCGTCACCGACGAGGTCGTGTATCTCTCGGCGATGGAGGAGGGCCGCTATACCGTCGCGCAGGCCAACGTGCCGCTCGACGCCAAGGGCCGCTTCACCGAGGACCTCGTGGTCTGTCGTCACGCCGGCGAAGTTCTGCCGGTGACGCCGGACAAGGTCGACTACATGGACGTGTCGCCGAAGCAGCTCGTTTCGGTCGCGGCGGCCCTGATTCCGTTCCTCGAGAACGACGACGCCAACCGTGCGCTGATGGGCTCGAACATGCAGCGCCAGGCGGTGCCGCTGGTTCGCGCCGAGGCACCTTTCGTCGGCACCGGCATGGAAGGCGTGGTTGCGCGTGACTCGGGCGCTGCGATCGCAGCGCGCCGTTCAGGCGTGATCGACCAGATCGACGCGACCCGCGTCGTCATCCGCGCGACGGAAGATCTCGATCCGACCAAGTCGGGCGTCGATATCTACCGTCTGATGAAGTACCAGCGCTCCAACCAGTCGACCTGCATCAACCAGCGTCCGCTGGTGAAGGTCGGTGACATCGTCAAGAAGGGCGACATCATCGCCGACGGTCCGTCGACCGATCTCGGCGAACTCGCTCTGGGCCGCAACGTTCTGGTCGCGTTCATGCCGTGGAACGGCTACAACTTCGAAGACTCGATCCTGCTCTCCGAGCGGATCGTGAAGGACGACGTCTTCACCTCGATCCACATCGAGGAGTTCGAGGTGATGGCCCGCGACACCAAGCTCGGTCCTGAGGAAATCACCCGCGACATTCCGAACGTCTCGGAAGAAGCGCTGAAGAACCTCGACGAAGCCGGCATCGTCTATATCGGCGCCGAGGTGCGCGCCGGCGACATCCTGGTCGGCAAGATCACGCCGAAGGGCGAGAGCCCGATGACGCCGGAAGAAAAGCTCTTGCGCGCCATCTTCGGCGAGAAGGCCTCCGACGTCCGCGATACCTCGCTCCGCGTGCCCCCGGGCGTGCAGGGCACGATCGTGGAAGTGCGCGTGTTCAACCGCCACGGCGTCGACAAGGACGAGCGTGCGCTGGCGATCGAGCGCGAGGAGATCGAGCGTCTCGCCAAGGACCGCGACGACGAGCAGGCGATCCTCGACCGCAACGTCTACAGCCGTCTTGCGGACCTTCTCGAAGGACGGCAGGGCATCGCGGGCCCCAAGGGCTTCAAGAAGGACACCAAGATCACCCGTGCGGTGCTCGAGGAGTATCCGAAGTCGCAGTGGTGGCTGTTCGCCTCGCCCAACGACAAGCTGATGGCCGAGATCGAGGCCATGCGGAAGCAGTACGACGAGTCGAAGAAGGGGCTTGAACAGCGCTTCCTCGACAAGGTCGAGAAGCTGCAGCGCGGCGACGAGCTGCCGCCCGGCGTGATGAAGATGGTCAAGGTCTTCGTCGCGGTGAAGCGCAAGATCCAGCCAGGCGACAAGATGGCCGGTCGCCACGGCAACAAGGGCGTGGTGTCGAAGATCGTGCCGATCGAGGACATGCCGTTCCTCGAGGACGGCACCCATGCCGACATCGTGCTCAATCCGCTCGGCGTGCCTTCGCGCATGAACGTCGGGCAGATTCTCGAGACGCATCTCGGCTGGGCTTGCGCCGGCCTCGGCAAGCGCATCGGCCAGACGGTCGACGCCTATCTGTCGAAGCAGGACGTGAAGCCGCTGAAGGAGACCTTGAAGAAGATCTACGGCGAGGACGAGACGATCAAGACGCTCAATGACAATGAGCTGCTTGAGCTCGGCCGCAATTTGAGCCACGGCGTGCCGATTGCGACGCCGGTGTTCGACGGCGCCAAGGAAGCCGACATCGAGGAGATGCTGAAGCTCGCCGGTCTCGACGCTTCGGGCCAGTCGACCGTCTATGACGGCCGTACCGGCGATCCCTTCGATCGCAAGGTCACGGTGGGCTACATCTACATGCTCAAGCTGCACCACCTCGTCGACGACAAGATCCACGCGCGTTCGATAGGTCCGTACTCGCTCGTCACTCAGCAGCCGCTGGGCGGTAAGGCGCAGTTCGGCGGCCAGCGTTTCGGCGAAATGGAGGTGTGGGCACTCGAAGCTTACGGCGCGGCCTACACGCTCCAGGAAATGCTGACCGTGAAGTCGGACGACGTCGCCGGCCGTACCAAGGTGTACGAGGCGATCGTGCGCGGCGACGACACGTTCGAGGCCGGTATTCCGGAGTCCTTCAACGTCCTGGTCAAGGAAATGCGCTCGCTCGGCCTCAACGTCGACCTGCACAATTCCAAGATGGGACCGGCGCCGACCTCCGAGGCGGCCGAGTAA
- a CDS encoding SDR family oxidoreductase has protein sequence MTLFDMKGKVAVITGSTRGIGLAIAERMAEHGAKVVISSRKADVCEEVAKGINDRFGKGTAVAIAANISSKENLQNLVDESNRAFGKIDVLVCNAASNPYYGPLAGISDDQFRKILDNNIVANNWLISMVVPQMIERKDGSVIIISSIGGLKGSTILGAYAISKAADMQLARNLACEYGKHNIRVNCIAPGLIKTDFAKALWDNPENLKASTSRSPLLRIGIPDEIAGAAVFLGSKAGDFMTGQTMVIDGGATIS, from the coding sequence ATGACCTTGTTCGACATGAAGGGAAAAGTCGCCGTCATCACGGGATCGACGCGCGGCATCGGGCTTGCGATCGCCGAACGCATGGCCGAGCACGGCGCCAAGGTCGTGATCTCCTCGCGCAAGGCCGACGTCTGCGAGGAGGTGGCAAAGGGGATCAACGACAGGTTCGGCAAGGGCACGGCGGTCGCGATTGCGGCCAACATCTCCTCGAAGGAAAATCTGCAAAACCTCGTCGACGAGAGCAACCGCGCCTTCGGCAAGATCGACGTGCTGGTTTGCAACGCCGCCTCGAACCCGTACTACGGCCCGCTCGCCGGCATCTCTGACGATCAGTTCCGCAAGATCCTCGACAACAACATCGTCGCCAACAACTGGCTGATCTCGATGGTGGTGCCGCAGATGATCGAGCGCAAGGACGGCTCGGTCATCATCATCTCTTCGATCGGCGGCCTCAAGGGCTCGACCATTCTCGGCGCCTACGCGATCTCGAAGGCCGCCGACATGCAACTCGCGCGGAACCTCGCCTGCGAATACGGCAAGCACAATATCCGCGTGAACTGCATTGCGCCCGGCCTGATCAAGACCGATTTCGCCAAGGCGCTGTGGGACAATCCGGAGAACCTGAAGGCCTCGACCTCGCGCTCGCCACTCCTGCGCATCGGCATCCCCGATGAGATCGCGGGCGCCGCCGTGTTCCTCGGTTCGAAGGCCGGCGACTTCATGACCGGCCAGACCATGGTGATCGACGGCGGCGCGACGATTAGTTGA
- a CDS encoding histidine phosphatase family protein has product MSDTDKPKVVTTRWWWVRHAPVRNDGGNIYGQKDLACDTSDLEVFEAVAKILPRNAVWYSSNLMRTHQTAEAIWAAGFPKPATMIWEADFAEQNLGQWQGMNRAAFIASRPAGSSWFADINEPAPGGESFMDLYNRTCRTIARINREQAGQDVIAVTHGGTIKAALGLALGGEPEKGLSFDIDNCSVTRLDLFETPERAVWRLPMVNQQPWIADDRHNAMHQPAGPEVKKLA; this is encoded by the coding sequence TTGTCCGATACCGACAAGCCAAAAGTCGTCACGACGCGGTGGTGGTGGGTCCGTCACGCGCCGGTGCGCAATGACGGCGGCAACATCTACGGTCAGAAGGATCTCGCCTGCGACACCAGCGACCTGGAGGTATTCGAGGCGGTCGCAAAAATCCTGCCGCGCAATGCGGTCTGGTATTCGAGCAATCTGATGCGCACGCATCAGACGGCGGAAGCGATCTGGGCGGCCGGCTTTCCAAAGCCCGCGACCATGATCTGGGAAGCGGACTTCGCCGAGCAGAATCTCGGGCAGTGGCAAGGTATGAACCGCGCCGCGTTCATCGCGAGCCGTCCCGCGGGCTCGAGCTGGTTTGCCGACATCAACGAGCCCGCGCCCGGCGGCGAAAGCTTCATGGACCTCTACAACCGCACCTGCCGCACCATCGCGCGGATCAACCGCGAGCAGGCGGGACAGGACGTGATCGCGGTCACCCATGGCGGCACGATCAAGGCCGCGCTGGGGCTCGCGCTCGGCGGCGAGCCGGAGAAGGGGTTGTCGTTCGACATCGACAACTGCTCGGTGACGCGGCTCGATCTTTTCGAGACGCCAGAGCGCGCCGTCTGGCGCTTGCCGATGGTGAACCAGCAGCCGTGGATCGCGGACGACAGGCACAACGCGATGCATCAACCGGCAGGGCCGGAAGTCAAGAAGCTCGCGTGA